In Malania oleifera isolate guangnan ecotype guangnan chromosome 8, ASM2987363v1, whole genome shotgun sequence, a single window of DNA contains:
- the LOC131161324 gene encoding gibberellin-regulated protein 3-like encodes MGIMSSAKATLLLVAISCIVIAISSGAHSLLSSETNMETYGFSEFNTPPPISPKITNYCGVKCKGRCKNARQNTCNRACNTCCHRCHCVPPGTFGHKETCPCYANMKTHGGRPKCP; translated from the exons ATGGGAATCATGAGCAGCGCCAAGGCAACGTTGCTTCTTGTTGCAATCTCGTGCATTGTCATAGCGATTTCATCTGGGGCTCACAGCTTGTTGTCATCTGAAACCAAT ATGGAGACCTACGGTTTTAGTGAGTTTAATACACCTCCTCCGATTTCTCCCAAAATTACCAATT ATTGCGGCGTGAAGTGCAAAGGCAGGTGCAAGAATGCAAGGCAAAATACATGCAATAGAGCATGCAATACGTGCTGCCATAGGTGCCACTGTGTCCCTCCGGGAACCTTCGGGCATAAAGAGACGTGCCCTTGCTATGCCAATATGAAAACTCACGGTGGTCGGCCGAAATGCCCATGA